A genomic segment from Hyalangium gracile encodes:
- a CDS encoding zf-HC2 domain-containing protein, producing the protein MLDPNERVQAWWFSARADCDDLVATWTQQPRSLSPHLQSCAECRADLADTAVVDQPPRRHLTTEELWSFDLGTMSADERARVDAHTASCSDCAQAVLALEEGDSAIDEALEMEAEGAGASAARTSRAPVPRRPGARHPEQREVLEERRDFRVLLVRERQRVRLLVQPLSGRSVTAAVFLTPGKPSLKPSQGPEGISFELGAEAGGARSAHLTVQAGGETLERDFSY; encoded by the coding sequence ATGCTCGATCCCAACGAGCGAGTGCAGGCCTGGTGGTTCTCAGCCCGGGCCGATTGTGATGACCTGGTGGCCACCTGGACGCAGCAGCCCCGGTCCCTCTCTCCCCACCTTCAGAGCTGTGCCGAATGTCGCGCGGATCTCGCGGACACCGCGGTCGTCGATCAGCCGCCGCGCCGGCACCTGACCACCGAGGAGCTCTGGAGCTTCGATCTCGGAACCATGTCCGCCGACGAGCGTGCCCGCGTGGATGCGCATACCGCGAGCTGCTCGGACTGTGCCCAGGCCGTCCTGGCGCTCGAAGAGGGAGACTCCGCCATCGACGAGGCCCTGGAGATGGAGGCCGAGGGCGCTGGCGCCTCCGCGGCACGCACCTCCCGAGCTCCCGTGCCACGTCGGCCCGGTGCTCGTCACCCCGAGCAGCGTGAGGTTCTGGAGGAGCGGCGCGACTTCCGTGTGCTCCTCGTTCGTGAGCGCCAGCGTGTGAGGCTCCTGGTGCAGCCGCTCTCCGGTCGCTCCGTCACCGCCGCGGTGTTCCTCACTCCCGGCAAGCCTTCGCTCAAGCCCAGCCAGGGCCCCGAGGGCATCTCCTTCGAGCTCGGTGCCGAGGCCGGCGGCGCGCGCTCGGCTCACCTCACCGTTCAAGCGGGCGGCGAGACCCTGGAGCGCGACTTCTCCTACTGA
- a CDS encoding RNA polymerase sigma factor, whose product MYDQLTDDELFAEVARRRSAGEPFSNPLGTLVQRWSRPAKYVIGKIQASYGRGSPADADELFQDAVGKFIDRGLEQFRGVSEHMPGKAASPKTFFLRIVKHVAIDFYRRQREDLAPAPSDPDDVMEEPPSEVARAVETARRTTERTEAQELYWAAFARLQKEHPKEAGAWELYHHQDVEDHEECARLLQITVVNSYKRVSRAQAYLRLYLLELKQVAAEEVE is encoded by the coding sequence GTGTACGACCAGCTCACGGATGACGAATTGTTCGCGGAAGTGGCCCGGCGCCGCTCCGCTGGCGAGCCCTTCAGCAACCCCCTCGGTACGCTCGTTCAGCGCTGGAGCCGCCCAGCCAAATACGTCATCGGCAAGATCCAGGCCAGCTATGGCCGTGGCTCGCCCGCGGATGCGGACGAGCTCTTCCAGGACGCGGTGGGGAAGTTCATCGACCGAGGCCTGGAGCAGTTCCGCGGCGTCTCCGAGCACATGCCCGGAAAGGCCGCTTCCCCCAAGACGTTCTTCCTGCGCATCGTCAAGCACGTCGCCATCGACTTCTACCGGCGGCAGCGCGAGGACCTGGCCCCTGCGCCCAGCGACCCCGATGACGTCATGGAGGAGCCTCCTTCCGAGGTGGCTCGCGCCGTGGAGACGGCTCGTCGCACCACCGAGCGCACGGAGGCTCAAGAGCTTTACTGGGCTGCATTCGCCCGGCTCCAGAAGGAGCACCCCAAGGAGGCTGGAGCGTGGGAGCTGTACCACCACCAGGACGTGGAGGATCACGAGGAATGCGCCCGTCTCCTGCAGATAACCGTGGTGAACTCCTACAAGCGCGTCAGTCGCGCGCAGGCCTACCTCAGGCTGTACCTGCTCGAGTTGAAGCAGGTAGCAGCCGAGGAGGTGGAGTGA